Proteins from a single region of Apium graveolens cultivar Ventura chromosome 7, ASM990537v1, whole genome shotgun sequence:
- the LOC141670731 gene encoding uncharacterized protein LOC141670731 → MSKLVGSRMKRGYYAVGFLGFMFQLFLLTESTVTRQNITKSNSRPVQLHISDDHVVVDNGLSKFTFSNPGGMITGINYNGIENILESRNKENNRGYWDVVWSKLEKPGDIFDTLQGTHFRVVVDNEDQVELSFTKTWIPPVNGTRLPRDDTTLPLNIDKRYIVLRGVPGFYSYATFERLKGWRNMVIYEGRIAFKLQEKLFRYMAVSDDRQRVMPTPEDRERGRPLAYPEAVLLRNPSNDRPKSEVDDKYQYSAENKDNRVHGWICSNPATGFWMITPSDEFRVAGPVKQDLTSHVGPVTLSMFISTHYAGKSLGLQFDDGEPWKKVFGPVFIYLNSGLDKASTTSLWQDAKEQMLIETESWPYDFPNSGDYFPANKRGTLRGRLLVRDRYARKELKTATSSYVGLALPGPAGSWQTENKGYQFWTQADARGNFLIKNVLPGTYSLYAWVPGFIGDYKYEYNITIKPGSIIRLGNVVYVPPRNGPTLWEIGIPDRTAAEFFVPGPIATLENKLYEENPTEGFRQYGLWDRYTDLYPTEDLVFAIGVHRYQRDWFFAHVTRNAGNKTYVATTWKVLFDLKRVDTTRNYTLQLALASANGAELQVRINDGGAKLPHFTTGLIGNDNAIARHGIHGLYHLFSVNFSGSLFQSGKNIIFLSQPRGGSPFYGLMYDYIRLEQPPSTN, encoded by the exons ATGAGCAAGCTGGTGGGGAGCCGAATGAAACGGGGATATTATGCTGTGGGGTTTCTTGGATTCATGTTTCAGTTGTTTTTGCTAACTGAATCTACCGTCACAAGACA AAATATAACAAAAAGCAACTCGCGGCCAGTGCAACTTCATATATCGGATGATCAT GTTGTAGTTGATAATGGATTATCCAAATTCACTTTCTCAAATCCGGGAGGCATGATCACTGGAATAAATTACAACGGGATTGAGAATATTTTAGAATCAAGGAATAAGGAAAATAACAGAGG GTACTGGGATGTTGTTTGGAGCAAGCTAGAAAAACCCGGAGACATTTTTGATAC ATTACAAGGGACACATTTTAGAGTTGTCGTTGATAATGAAGATCAAGTAGAGCTTTCGTTTACAAAAACATGGATTCCTCCGGTCAATGGCACTAGACTTCCACGTGATGACACTACACTTCCACTCAATATAGACAAAAG GTATATAGTGCTCCGAGGAGTCCCAGGATTCTACTCATATGCCACATTTGAACGCTTGAAAGGATGGCGCAATATGGTTATATATGAAGGCAGGATTGCATTCAAGCTTCAAGAAAAATT GTTTCGATACATGGCTGTGTCAGATGATCGACAAAGAGTCATGCCAACCCCTGAAGACCGGGAAAGGGGAAGGCCCCTTGCTTATCCAGAAGCTGTGCTATTGAGAAATCCTTCAAATGACAGACCAAAATCAGAG GTGGATGACAAGTATCAATATTCGGCTGAAAACAAGGATAATAGGGTGCATGGATGGATTTGCTCCAACCCTGCTACTGGGTTCTGGATGATCACACCCAGTGATGAGTTTCGTGTTGCTGGTCCTGTTAAACAAGACCTAACTTCCCATGTCGGCCCAGTAACTCTATCG ATGTTCATTAGCACTCATTATGCTGGAAAGTCTCTAGGACTTCAGTTTGATGACGGGGAACCCTGGAAAAAGGTTTTTGGCCCAGTTTTCATCTATCTAAACTCAGGCTTGGACAAGGCAAGTACAACTTCACTGTGGCAAGATGCTAAAGAACAG ATGTTGATAGAAACTGAAAGCTGGCCATATGATTTCCCCAATTCTGGTGATTATTTTCCTGCAAATAAGCGTGGCACACTTAGAGGAAGGTTACTGGTACGAGACAG GTATGCAAGAAAAGAGTTGAAAACTGCTACTTCTTCCTATGTGGGACTGGCTCTACCCGGACCAGCAGGCTCCTGGCAAACAGAAAACAAG GGTTATCAATTTTGGACACAAGCTGATGCTAGAGGGAATTTTTTGATTAAAAATGTCCTGCCCGGAACATATAGCTTGTATGCTTGGGTACCTGGGTTTATTGGTGATTACAAATACGAATATAATATTACCATCAAACCAG GAAGTATTATAAGATTAGGTAATGTTGTATATGTTCCTCCAAGAAATGGTCCTACACTCTGGGAAATTGGCATCCCTGACCGCACAGCAGCCGAGTTTTTTGTTCCTGGACCTATTGCGACTCTTGAAAATAAATTATACGAGGAGAATCCTACTGAAGGGTTTAGGCAGTATGGATTATGGGATCGTTATACTGATCTGTATCCTACTGAAGATCTAGTTTTCGCTATTGGTGTTCATAGGTACCAAAGGGACTGGTTCTTTGCTCATGTTACCAG GAATGCAGGAAACAAAACTTATGTAGCAACAACATGGAAGGTTTTGTTTGATCTAAAAAGAGTGGACACAACAAGAAATTATACGTTGCAGCTGGCACTTGCTTCTGCCAATGGAGCTGAATTACAA GTCCGGATCAACGATGGAGGAGCCAAACTTCCTCACTTTACGACAGGGCTTATAGGCAATGATAATGCAATTGCAAGACATGGGATCCATGGACTTTACCACTTATTCAGTGTTAATTTTTCGGGATCTCTTTTTCAATCCGGAAAAAATATAATATTTCTATCGCAACCAAGAGGAGGAAGTCCTTTCTACGGATTGATGTATGATTATATACGTTTGGAACAGCCACCATCAACAAATTAA